A single region of the Epinephelus moara isolate mb chromosome 12, YSFRI_EMoa_1.0, whole genome shotgun sequence genome encodes:
- the ost4 gene encoding dolichyl-diphosphooligosaccharide--protein glycosyltransferase subunit 4, whose translation MVTDVQLAIFANMLGVSLFLLVVLYHYVAVNNPKKQE comes from the coding sequence ATGGTGACGGACGTGCAGCTGGCCATATTTGCCAACATGCTTGGCGTGTCACTGTTCCTGCTGGTTGTGTTGTATCACTACGTTGCTGTCAATAACCCCAAGAAACAGGAGTAG